The Streptomyces sp. NBC_00576 genome contains the following window.
CGCTCGCGATCCACGCGGCGCACGATCTGCGGGACCAGTTCCGGGGTGCCTGCGTGGTGGATCTGCGCGGCGACAGCCCAGGGGAGCCGCCGCTGCCCACCCGCGACGCCCTGCTGCACCTGCTGAACCGGCTCGGCGCCTCCCGCGAGCAACTGCTCTTCCGTGAGCGTTCGTCACCGGACCAGCAGGTCAGAAGGCTGAGCGAGCTGTACAACCAGCACCTCACCAGTGTCCCGGTGACCATCGTCCTGAATGACGCCCAGGACCCCGAGCAGGTCCGCACGCTCATCCCGGAGCGCTCCGACAGCCTCGTCGTCGTCACCGCCCGGGAGCCCCTCGATCTTCCGGCCGACCTGCCTTTCTGGGTTCATCAACTGCCCGTCGAGGCATTGGACCCGGCGGGCGCGGAGGAACTGCTGGGCGCGTCCGCGCAAGCCGAGCCGGGACCCTACGACTCCCAATCCGCCGACCGGATACGGGAGTTGTGCGGCGGGCTGCCGCTGGCGCTGCGCATCGCGGGTTCGTCGCTGGGCCCCCGAAGCCAGCGCCAACTGGCCACGGATCTGGGCGCGTACGGCCCGGTGGAGCCGGTGGAGCGGGTGCTGTGGCTGCGCTACACCGACCTGTCGGAACCTGCCCGGCGGCTGCTGCGCAGGCTGGCGCTGGCCGGGCGGGCCTCGCTCGGCGCCGCGGCGGCCGCGGCCCTCCTGGCCACTGACCGGACGGAGGCGACCCGTCAGCTGGACGCGCTCGCCCGCGCCGGCCTGATCGACCACGTCCGGGGCAGCCGTTACCGCCTGCACGACCTGGTCCGCGCCTTCGCGCAGGCCCGCCTCCTCGACGAGGAGGAAGCGGCGGAGCTCACGGCCGCACAGGAACGTCTGATCGTGAGCTACGGAGAGCTGGCCGACTCGGTGCTGCGCCTGGTCGACGGCAACATGTCGACCCGCTCGGACCGCTTCAGCCCGCACGGTTTCACCTCCCTCGACGAGGCGCTGCGCTGGCTGGACGACGAGTCGAGCTTCATCACGGCGACCCTGCGGTACGCGGAGGGCGTCAACCAGGCCGCGGTACTCAACCTGTTGGGCGCCCTGTGCGACTACTGCCTGCTGCGCGGCGACCTCTACCGGCTCGGCGAGATCAGTGAGCTCGCGGAGTCCGTGGACCAGGGTCTGCTGGTGCGCTCGGTGCAGTGGCGTACGGGTATCGCGGCCCGTCAGCTGGGCGAGCTGGACAAGGCGCGCACGACGCTCACTTCGGTCGTCGAGCTGTACATGGAGGCCCATCACGACGCGGGCGCCGCCCGGGCGCTGTGCTCGCTCGGCATCACGCTGCACCACCAGGGCAATCTGGTCGAGGCGGCTGCGAAGCTCCAGGAGGCCCTGGATCTCCAGCAGGCCCCCGAACTGGCGACCGACCGCGCCTGGACGATGCACGCCCTCGCCGCCGTCGAACGCGACCGCTCCCGCCTCGCCGAGGCGTGGGACCTGCTGACCCGTTCCCTGGTCCTGCACCGGGAGGGCGAGTCGATCCACGGCGAGGCGTGGGCCCACTTCCAGCTCGGCCAACTGGGCCTGCGGATGGGCGACGTACCGCGCGCCGAGTCCGAACTGCGCACGGCCCTCGAGCTGTACGGCCGTACGCGCGACGCCCGTGGCGAGGCCTGGGCCCTGACCCAGCTGGCCCGGGCGCGGCTGGTCGCCGGGGACGCGTCGGCGGCGGTGGACGGGCTGCGCCGGGCGGCGGCGGTCCACCGGGACAACGAGGACGCGCGCGGCGAGGCGTGGTCGGTCTACTACCTGGGCCAGTCCCTGGAGGAGACGGGCAACCTGGATCTCGCGGTCCGCGAGCTGGAACGTTCCCGCACCATGTTCTCCCGTATCCGGGACGTCTACGGCCTGGCCTGCGCCCGCCATCACTCGGCCCGCGTCACCCGCGACCAGCGGGCCGTCCAGACAGGCTCACTGCGCAACTCGGGGTTCGCCCGCCAGCTCCTGGTGGACGCCCGCGCCGACTTCCAGCGCATCGGGGTGGCCCACGGCGAGGCCTGGACCTGCCTGGAGCTGGCGGTGGTCGACGCGGGAAACGCCCGTACCCAGCAGGCGCTGGCCCTGTGCGACGAGGCGATCGGCCTGTTCACCTCGTACGGCGACCGGCGCGGCGAGGACTGGGCGCGCTTCCTGCGCTGCACCCTCCTGCCGTACGCGGCCCCCGGCGGCGTCGACATCGGCACGGCGGTGGCCCAGGAGGAGCTGACGCAGCTCTCCCGCGCCCGCCACCCCTCGCGCGACGAGAAACTCGACGACTATGCCGAGGCCTACCAGCTCCTCCTGGAGCGCGGCGTTTCCCTGGAGTCGGGCTGGCAGGCATGGCGGCTGGGCATGATCCCCAACCGGCACGCCCGGGAGGTCATGGGGGTACCGGTGGCGGCGGCCGGCCGGCGGTAGGGCGGGAGGTGCGGACACCGGGTGCCGGGCACCCGGTGCGGCCTCACTCCGGCGCGGAGCCCTTGGCCGCTCCCTTGACCGCGCCCTTGGCCGGTTCCTTGGCGGCGCCGGAGGTCTCCTCGGAGTCCGACGCCTCCTTGAACTCGATCCTGCCCATCTGCTTGTTCATGGACTTCATCAGCCCCCACACCGCGAGAGCCATCACCGCGAACACGATGAAGCCGAGGACACCGGGGGTCACCTTGTCCTCGTCGACCTCCGCCGCGAAGGAGACGAGGTGCGTCATTGCCAGGCTTGCGCTTGCGCTCATGTCAGGCATTGTCGCGGATGCCCGCAAAGAGGTCGTCCTCGGGGAGGGAAGTGTCCACGAGCGACTTCGCCAGCTCGTACTCCTCCGTCGGCCAGACCTCCCGCTGAAGGTCCAGCGGCACCCGGAACCAGCCCCCGTCGGGGTCGATCTGCGTGGCGTGCGCGAGCAGCGCCTTGTCGCGGATCTCGTAGAACTCGCCACACGGAACATGCGTGGTCAGCGTGCGCTCGGTGCGCTCGAACTCCGACCACCGCTTCAGCCAGTCCCCGTACGGCGACTCCATCCCGCGCTCGAGCAGCGCGTTGTGCAGCGCCTCGGTACGCGGCCGGTTGAAGCCCTGGTTGTAGTACAGCTTCTGCGGCTGGTACGCCGGGCCGAACT
Protein-coding sequences here:
- a CDS encoding tetratricopeptide repeat protein, with translation MRDSHRAEAERLLGRAVEEEVRRSGGRTDGGVLLTRARGALDTMAQSSAAEYEAYTRALDEAKAGQLTFGQRYAREGAGTPLLVAAVAALAAGIADVALGTGTGTAVGAALTVGVVGAAATVLKVTAAHLPAAHHRAGAVSQPGGPEQLRLTWLTALEVRGIRPFLDQQRVLSASTGPTKPGPRLRGSDKSAAARSRSLLEQSFAQLPDPEEPFAGRRQELARIRQWVHAARASTETRPTVVVLHGAPGSGRSALAIHAAHDLRDQFRGACVVDLRGDSPGEPPLPTRDALLHLLNRLGASREQLLFRERSSPDQQVRRLSELYNQHLTSVPVTIVLNDAQDPEQVRTLIPERSDSLVVVTAREPLDLPADLPFWVHQLPVEALDPAGAEELLGASAQAEPGPYDSQSADRIRELCGGLPLALRIAGSSLGPRSQRQLATDLGAYGPVEPVERVLWLRYTDLSEPARRLLRRLALAGRASLGAAAAAALLATDRTEATRQLDALARAGLIDHVRGSRYRLHDLVRAFAQARLLDEEEAAELTAAQERLIVSYGELADSVLRLVDGNMSTRSDRFSPHGFTSLDEALRWLDDESSFITATLRYAEGVNQAAVLNLLGALCDYCLLRGDLYRLGEISELAESVDQGLLVRSVQWRTGIAARQLGELDKARTTLTSVVELYMEAHHDAGAARALCSLGITLHHQGNLVEAAAKLQEALDLQQAPELATDRAWTMHALAAVERDRSRLAEAWDLLTRSLVLHREGESIHGEAWAHFQLGQLGLRMGDVPRAESELRTALELYGRTRDARGEAWALTQLARARLVAGDASAAVDGLRRAAAVHRDNEDARGEAWSVYYLGQSLEETGNLDLAVRELERSRTMFSRIRDVYGLACARHHSARVTRDQRAVQTGSLRNSGFARQLLVDARADFQRIGVAHGEAWTCLELAVVDAGNARTQQALALCDEAIGLFTSYGDRRGEDWARFLRCTLLPYAAPGGVDIGTAVAQEELTQLSRARHPSRDEKLDDYAEAYQLLLERGVSLESGWQAWRLGMIPNRHAREVMGVPVAAAGRR